From the genome of Oxyura jamaicensis isolate SHBP4307 breed ruddy duck chromosome 2, BPBGC_Ojam_1.0, whole genome shotgun sequence, one region includes:
- the MPP6 gene encoding MAGUK p55 subfamily member 6 isoform X1, with the protein MRRDGRLKRQCLRGHLAMQQVLDNLTDLPTSTGAEEIDLIFLKGIMENPIVRSLAKAHERLEDSKLEAVSDNNLELVNEILEDISPLINKDENIAELVGILKEPHFQSLLEAHDIVASKCYDSPPSSPEVNNSSVNNQIVPVDAIRILGIHKRAGEPLGVTFRVENNDLVIARILHGGMIDRQGLLHVGDIIKEVNGHEVGNNPKELQELLKNISGSVTLKILPSYRDTVIPQQVFVKCHFDYNPYNDNLIPCKEAGLKFSKGEILQIVNREDPNWWQASHVKEGGSAGLIPSQFLEEKRKAFVRRDWDNSGPFCGTISSKKKKKMMYLTTRNAEFDRHEIQIYEEVAKMPPFQRKTLVLIGAQGVGRRSLKNRFIVLNPTRFGTTVPFTSRKPRDDEKDGQAYRFVSRAEMEMDIKAGRYLEHGEYEGNLYGTKIDSILEVVQTGRTCILDVNPQALKILRTSEFMPYVVFIAAPELETLRAMHKAVVDAGITTKLLTDTDLKKTVDESARIQRAYNHYFDLTIVNDNLDKAFEKLQTAIEKLRLEPQWVPISWVY; encoded by the exons GCTCATGAGCGACTAGAAGATTCTAAACTTGAGGCTGTCAGTGACAACAATCTGGAGCTGGTGAATGAAATTCTTGAAGACATCAGTCCCTTAATAAACAAAGATGAGAATATTGCGGAATTGGTTGGAATACTGAAGGAGCCTCATTTTCAG TCACTCTTGGAAGCACATGATATTGTGGCTTCAAAATGTTACGATTCCCCTCCTTCTAGCCCAGAAGTCAATAATTCTTCAGTGAACAACCAAATTGTTCCAGTAGATGCTATTCGTATTCTTGGAATTCACAAAAGAGCAGGAGAACCACTG GGTGTTACGTTTAGAGTTGAGAACAACGATCTGGTAATAGCACGAATTCTCCATGGCGGAATGATAGATCGACAAGGTCTTCTGCACGTAGGTGACATTATTAAAGAGGTGAATGGCCATGAAGTTGGAAACAATCCAAAAGAACTGCAggaactgctgaaaaatattagTGGCAGTGTCACTCTGAAGATTCTCCCCAGCTACAGAGATACTGTTATTCCTCAACAG GTTTTTGTGAAGTGTCATTTTGATTATAATCCATATAATGACAACCTCATCCCATGCAAAGAAGCAGGTTTGAAATTTTCTAAAGGAGAAATTCTTCAGATTGTAAACCGTGAAGATCCAAATTGGTGGCAG gctagTCATGTCAAAGAAGGAGGAAGTGCGGGGCTTATTCCTAGCCAATTcctggaagagaagagaaaggctTTTGTTAGGAGGGACTGGGACAACTCAG GGCCTTTCTGTGGAACaataagcagcaaaaaaaagaaaaagatgatgtaTCTCACTACAAGAAATGcag AATTTGATCGTCATGAAATCCAGATCTATGAGGAAGTAGCCAAAATGCCTccttttcagaggaaaacattgGTCTTAATTGGTGCCCAAGGAGTGGGGCGAAGAAGCTTGAAGAACAGGTTTATAGTACTGAATCCTACTAGGTTTGGAACTACAGTGCCAT ttactTCACGAAAGCCAAGGGATGATGAAAAGGATGGGCAAGCATACAGATTTGTGTCACGAGCTGAAATGGAGATGGATATTAAAGCTGGCAGATACCTAGAGCATGGAGAATATGAAGGAAATCTTTATGGCACTAAAATTGATTCTATCCTTGAAGTTGTTCAGACAGGAAGGACCTGCATCTTGGATGTGAATCCACAG GCCCTTAAAATACTGAGGACTTCAGAATTCATGCCCTATGTAGTGTTCATTGCTGCTCCAGAGCTGGAGACTTTGCGTGCTATGCATAAGGCTGTGGTAGATGCTGGAATTACAACCAAACTTCTCACT GACactgatttgaaaaaaacagtggaTGAAAGTGCCCGGATCCAGCGAGCGTACAACCACTATTTTGATCTGACCATTGTAAATGACAACCTAGACAAAGCCTTTGAGAAGCTACAGACTGCTATAGAGAAACTGAGGCTGGAACCACAGTGGGTCCCCATTAGCTGGGTATATTGA
- the MPP6 gene encoding MAGUK p55 subfamily member 6 isoform X2: protein MYEDQRHIYVAAMQQVLDNLTDLPTSTGAEEIDLIFLKGIMENPIVRSLAKAHERLEDSKLEAVSDNNLELVNEILEDISPLINKDENIAELVGILKEPHFQSLLEAHDIVASKCYDSPPSSPEVNNSSVNNQIVPVDAIRILGIHKRAGEPLGVTFRVENNDLVIARILHGGMIDRQGLLHVGDIIKEVNGHEVGNNPKELQELLKNISGSVTLKILPSYRDTVIPQQVFVKCHFDYNPYNDNLIPCKEAGLKFSKGEILQIVNREDPNWWQASHVKEGGSAGLIPSQFLEEKRKAFVRRDWDNSGPFCGTISSKKKKKMMYLTTRNAEFDRHEIQIYEEVAKMPPFQRKTLVLIGAQGVGRRSLKNRFIVLNPTRFGTTVPFTSRKPRDDEKDGQAYRFVSRAEMEMDIKAGRYLEHGEYEGNLYGTKIDSILEVVQTGRTCILDVNPQALKILRTSEFMPYVVFIAAPELETLRAMHKAVVDAGITTKLLTDTDLKKTVDESARIQRAYNHYFDLTIVNDNLDKAFEKLQTAIEKLRLEPQWVPISWVY from the exons GCTCATGAGCGACTAGAAGATTCTAAACTTGAGGCTGTCAGTGACAACAATCTGGAGCTGGTGAATGAAATTCTTGAAGACATCAGTCCCTTAATAAACAAAGATGAGAATATTGCGGAATTGGTTGGAATACTGAAGGAGCCTCATTTTCAG TCACTCTTGGAAGCACATGATATTGTGGCTTCAAAATGTTACGATTCCCCTCCTTCTAGCCCAGAAGTCAATAATTCTTCAGTGAACAACCAAATTGTTCCAGTAGATGCTATTCGTATTCTTGGAATTCACAAAAGAGCAGGAGAACCACTG GGTGTTACGTTTAGAGTTGAGAACAACGATCTGGTAATAGCACGAATTCTCCATGGCGGAATGATAGATCGACAAGGTCTTCTGCACGTAGGTGACATTATTAAAGAGGTGAATGGCCATGAAGTTGGAAACAATCCAAAAGAACTGCAggaactgctgaaaaatattagTGGCAGTGTCACTCTGAAGATTCTCCCCAGCTACAGAGATACTGTTATTCCTCAACAG GTTTTTGTGAAGTGTCATTTTGATTATAATCCATATAATGACAACCTCATCCCATGCAAAGAAGCAGGTTTGAAATTTTCTAAAGGAGAAATTCTTCAGATTGTAAACCGTGAAGATCCAAATTGGTGGCAG gctagTCATGTCAAAGAAGGAGGAAGTGCGGGGCTTATTCCTAGCCAATTcctggaagagaagagaaaggctTTTGTTAGGAGGGACTGGGACAACTCAG GGCCTTTCTGTGGAACaataagcagcaaaaaaaagaaaaagatgatgtaTCTCACTACAAGAAATGcag AATTTGATCGTCATGAAATCCAGATCTATGAGGAAGTAGCCAAAATGCCTccttttcagaggaaaacattgGTCTTAATTGGTGCCCAAGGAGTGGGGCGAAGAAGCTTGAAGAACAGGTTTATAGTACTGAATCCTACTAGGTTTGGAACTACAGTGCCAT ttactTCACGAAAGCCAAGGGATGATGAAAAGGATGGGCAAGCATACAGATTTGTGTCACGAGCTGAAATGGAGATGGATATTAAAGCTGGCAGATACCTAGAGCATGGAGAATATGAAGGAAATCTTTATGGCACTAAAATTGATTCTATCCTTGAAGTTGTTCAGACAGGAAGGACCTGCATCTTGGATGTGAATCCACAG GCCCTTAAAATACTGAGGACTTCAGAATTCATGCCCTATGTAGTGTTCATTGCTGCTCCAGAGCTGGAGACTTTGCGTGCTATGCATAAGGCTGTGGTAGATGCTGGAATTACAACCAAACTTCTCACT GACactgatttgaaaaaaacagtggaTGAAAGTGCCCGGATCCAGCGAGCGTACAACCACTATTTTGATCTGACCATTGTAAATGACAACCTAGACAAAGCCTTTGAGAAGCTACAGACTGCTATAGAGAAACTGAGGCTGGAACCACAGTGGGTCCCCATTAGCTGGGTATATTGA
- the MPP6 gene encoding MAGUK p55 subfamily member 6 isoform X3, protein MQQVLDNLTDLPTSTGAEEIDLIFLKGIMENPIAHERLEDSKLEAVSDNNLELVNEILEDISPLINKDENIAELVGILKEPHFQSLLEAHDIVASKCYDSPPSSPEVNNSSVNNQIVPVDAIRILGIHKRAGEPLGVTFRVENNDLVIARILHGGMIDRQGLLHVGDIIKEVNGHEVGNNPKELQELLKNISGSVTLKILPSYRDTVIPQQVFVKCHFDYNPYNDNLIPCKEAGLKFSKGEILQIVNREDPNWWQASHVKEGGSAGLIPSQFLEEKRKAFVRRDWDNSGPFCGTISSKKKKKMMYLTTRNAEFDRHEIQIYEEVAKMPPFQRKTLVLIGAQGVGRRSLKNRFIVLNPTRFGTTVPFTSRKPRDDEKDGQAYRFVSRAEMEMDIKAGRYLEHGEYEGNLYGTKIDSILEVVQTGRTCILDVNPQALKILRTSEFMPYVVFIAAPELETLRAMHKAVVDAGITTKLLTDTDLKKTVDESARIQRAYNHYFDLTIVNDNLDKAFEKLQTAIEKLRLEPQWVPISWVY, encoded by the exons GCTCATGAGCGACTAGAAGATTCTAAACTTGAGGCTGTCAGTGACAACAATCTGGAGCTGGTGAATGAAATTCTTGAAGACATCAGTCCCTTAATAAACAAAGATGAGAATATTGCGGAATTGGTTGGAATACTGAAGGAGCCTCATTTTCAG TCACTCTTGGAAGCACATGATATTGTGGCTTCAAAATGTTACGATTCCCCTCCTTCTAGCCCAGAAGTCAATAATTCTTCAGTGAACAACCAAATTGTTCCAGTAGATGCTATTCGTATTCTTGGAATTCACAAAAGAGCAGGAGAACCACTG GGTGTTACGTTTAGAGTTGAGAACAACGATCTGGTAATAGCACGAATTCTCCATGGCGGAATGATAGATCGACAAGGTCTTCTGCACGTAGGTGACATTATTAAAGAGGTGAATGGCCATGAAGTTGGAAACAATCCAAAAGAACTGCAggaactgctgaaaaatattagTGGCAGTGTCACTCTGAAGATTCTCCCCAGCTACAGAGATACTGTTATTCCTCAACAG GTTTTTGTGAAGTGTCATTTTGATTATAATCCATATAATGACAACCTCATCCCATGCAAAGAAGCAGGTTTGAAATTTTCTAAAGGAGAAATTCTTCAGATTGTAAACCGTGAAGATCCAAATTGGTGGCAG gctagTCATGTCAAAGAAGGAGGAAGTGCGGGGCTTATTCCTAGCCAATTcctggaagagaagagaaaggctTTTGTTAGGAGGGACTGGGACAACTCAG GGCCTTTCTGTGGAACaataagcagcaaaaaaaagaaaaagatgatgtaTCTCACTACAAGAAATGcag AATTTGATCGTCATGAAATCCAGATCTATGAGGAAGTAGCCAAAATGCCTccttttcagaggaaaacattgGTCTTAATTGGTGCCCAAGGAGTGGGGCGAAGAAGCTTGAAGAACAGGTTTATAGTACTGAATCCTACTAGGTTTGGAACTACAGTGCCAT ttactTCACGAAAGCCAAGGGATGATGAAAAGGATGGGCAAGCATACAGATTTGTGTCACGAGCTGAAATGGAGATGGATATTAAAGCTGGCAGATACCTAGAGCATGGAGAATATGAAGGAAATCTTTATGGCACTAAAATTGATTCTATCCTTGAAGTTGTTCAGACAGGAAGGACCTGCATCTTGGATGTGAATCCACAG GCCCTTAAAATACTGAGGACTTCAGAATTCATGCCCTATGTAGTGTTCATTGCTGCTCCAGAGCTGGAGACTTTGCGTGCTATGCATAAGGCTGTGGTAGATGCTGGAATTACAACCAAACTTCTCACT GACactgatttgaaaaaaacagtggaTGAAAGTGCCCGGATCCAGCGAGCGTACAACCACTATTTTGATCTGACCATTGTAAATGACAACCTAGACAAAGCCTTTGAGAAGCTACAGACTGCTATAGAGAAACTGAGGCTGGAACCACAGTGGGTCCCCATTAGCTGGGTATATTGA
- the MPP6 gene encoding MAGUK p55 subfamily member 6 isoform X4 codes for MQQVLDNLTDLPTSTGAEEIDLIFLKGIMENPIVRSLAKAHERLEDSKLEAVSDNNLELVNEILEDISPLINKDENIAELVGILKEPHFQSLLEAHDIVASKCYDSPPSSPEVNNSSVNNQIVPVDAIRILGIHKRAGEPLGVTFRVENNDLVIARILHGGMIDRQGLLHVGDIIKEVNGHEVGNNPKELQELLKNISGSVTLKILPSYRDTVIPQQVFVKCHFDYNPYNDNLIPCKEAGLKFSKGEILQIVNREDPNWWQASHVKEGGSAGLIPSQFLEEKRKAFVRRDWDNSGPFCGTISSKKKKKMMYLTTRNAEFDRHEIQIYEEVAKMPPFQRKTLVLIGAQGVGRRSLKNRFIVLNPTRFGTTVPFTSRKPRDDEKDGQAYRFVSRAEMEMDIKAGRYLEHGEYEGNLYGTKIDSILEVVQTGRTCILDVNPQALKILRTSEFMPYVVFIAAPELETLRAMHKAVVDAGITTKLLTDTDLKKTVDESARIQRAYNHYFDLTIVNDNLDKAFEKLQTAIEKLRLEPQWVPISWVY; via the exons GCTCATGAGCGACTAGAAGATTCTAAACTTGAGGCTGTCAGTGACAACAATCTGGAGCTGGTGAATGAAATTCTTGAAGACATCAGTCCCTTAATAAACAAAGATGAGAATATTGCGGAATTGGTTGGAATACTGAAGGAGCCTCATTTTCAG TCACTCTTGGAAGCACATGATATTGTGGCTTCAAAATGTTACGATTCCCCTCCTTCTAGCCCAGAAGTCAATAATTCTTCAGTGAACAACCAAATTGTTCCAGTAGATGCTATTCGTATTCTTGGAATTCACAAAAGAGCAGGAGAACCACTG GGTGTTACGTTTAGAGTTGAGAACAACGATCTGGTAATAGCACGAATTCTCCATGGCGGAATGATAGATCGACAAGGTCTTCTGCACGTAGGTGACATTATTAAAGAGGTGAATGGCCATGAAGTTGGAAACAATCCAAAAGAACTGCAggaactgctgaaaaatattagTGGCAGTGTCACTCTGAAGATTCTCCCCAGCTACAGAGATACTGTTATTCCTCAACAG GTTTTTGTGAAGTGTCATTTTGATTATAATCCATATAATGACAACCTCATCCCATGCAAAGAAGCAGGTTTGAAATTTTCTAAAGGAGAAATTCTTCAGATTGTAAACCGTGAAGATCCAAATTGGTGGCAG gctagTCATGTCAAAGAAGGAGGAAGTGCGGGGCTTATTCCTAGCCAATTcctggaagagaagagaaaggctTTTGTTAGGAGGGACTGGGACAACTCAG GGCCTTTCTGTGGAACaataagcagcaaaaaaaagaaaaagatgatgtaTCTCACTACAAGAAATGcag AATTTGATCGTCATGAAATCCAGATCTATGAGGAAGTAGCCAAAATGCCTccttttcagaggaaaacattgGTCTTAATTGGTGCCCAAGGAGTGGGGCGAAGAAGCTTGAAGAACAGGTTTATAGTACTGAATCCTACTAGGTTTGGAACTACAGTGCCAT ttactTCACGAAAGCCAAGGGATGATGAAAAGGATGGGCAAGCATACAGATTTGTGTCACGAGCTGAAATGGAGATGGATATTAAAGCTGGCAGATACCTAGAGCATGGAGAATATGAAGGAAATCTTTATGGCACTAAAATTGATTCTATCCTTGAAGTTGTTCAGACAGGAAGGACCTGCATCTTGGATGTGAATCCACAG GCCCTTAAAATACTGAGGACTTCAGAATTCATGCCCTATGTAGTGTTCATTGCTGCTCCAGAGCTGGAGACTTTGCGTGCTATGCATAAGGCTGTGGTAGATGCTGGAATTACAACCAAACTTCTCACT GACactgatttgaaaaaaacagtggaTGAAAGTGCCCGGATCCAGCGAGCGTACAACCACTATTTTGATCTGACCATTGTAAATGACAACCTAGACAAAGCCTTTGAGAAGCTACAGACTGCTATAGAGAAACTGAGGCTGGAACCACAGTGGGTCCCCATTAGCTGGGTATATTGA